AGGCATGCTCTTCTGCCTGGGCGAGGCCTCATCCCCTCCCTAGCAGGTCCTGGGACAGGGCTGGCAGCCACCCCAGCACCCAAAATAAGATGACACAcgaaaggaaacaaatcaaaacaggagagccacccgggctggaggagggcagaggctccCCTAAGGGGAATGGGGCTTCATCTTATGAATGCATCAGGCCTTGGAAGATGTGAACGGAAGGGGCGAGGGCAAAAGGAAGAGATGAGGAGCATGGGAGGAGACTtaggagggagaaagagcaatCATGCAGCTTGGGACAAATCTTTTGTTGCTTTATCAGATTCTCAGTCAATCAACTGGTGTTTGCTAGAACCGGGGAACGCAGGGGAGTGTTgaagagagagcgcgcgcgcgaGAAGAGAGATCACGAGAATGGGCATCACCAGCTGCCCAGGGGCCTTCACTTGGCAGTCATCATCTGTACAAACTCTGTGAAGCGAAATGAGAGAAGAGCAGGTCAGCGGGGCAGGCAGGCCGAGCCAGCAGCGCCCCTGACACGAGGGACCTGGGGCTCTCACCAGAGACGGGGCCTGGCGGCTGCTCACCTTCATAATTGACCTGGCCGTCTCCATCGATGTCAGCCTCTCTGATCATCTCATCCACCTCCTCATCGGTCAGCTTCTCACCCAGGTTCGTCATTACATGACGCAGTTCAGCAGCGCTGATGTAGCCGTTGCCATCCTGGGTGCGGGGACAGAGGAAGACTCTGAGCCTGAGGCTCTGTCCGGAGGAGGGGACCTCCTGAGGTTGTGGGGCAAGTTGGCAGTGGAGCTGGCACAGGGACCTGGGCCTCGTGGGAAGTGGTGACTCAGCGGCTCTGGTCATGCTGGGCACCTGGGACCGCAGCTGTCCCATCCCTCGCTGGAGCCTCAGAGCCAGTCTGGCAAAGGACTGCTTACCTTGTCGAAGACACGGAAGGCCTCTCGGATCTCCTCCTCACTGTCTGTATCCTTCATCTTTCTGGCCATCATGGTCAGGAACTCCGGGAAGTCAATGGTCCCATTTCCTAGAAGGCGGGGAAGGGAGTTGGGAATGCTTgaggcctgggccctgggagATCACCCTGGAGCCCTGGCACGGGAGATCTGGGCTCATCCATCGCCCCAAGGGGGGCTCCCAGTGGCTGCGAGGAGCGACGGAGAATGAGGCTGCCCACCCACTCCGTGGGGCTCACCATCTGCATCCACCTCATTGATCATGTCCTGGAGCTCTGCTTCAGTGGGGTTCTGTCCCAGGGATCTCATCACTGTCCCCAACTCCTTGGTGGTGATAGTGCCATCTCCGTCCTTGTCAAAGAGGGAGAAGGCCTCCTTGAACTCTGGAGTAAGAGAGAAAATGATGCAGAGGTCAAGGGCCACAGGGAAAGCCCTCTGTGCAAGAAGGCAGACAGAGTCCTTCCTGAAGAAGCCAGAACAAGACTCCCCAGTATTAGCCCCTCACATCGGTGCTTGGGACAGACCCCTTCTTCTGTCAacacttattaagcacctactttGTGTCAAGTAAAGCTACCTGTTCAGCCAACCTTGCTCGGTGAGGACCGAGGGGAAGCAGGCTGACAGCTGTCCTCAGATAATTCTACATTTTTTGTTGATCCCTGGCATTTATGTCATGATGTGGACAACAGCCAAGAGAAATCTCTACCTGCAGTATGCTAGCCCAGGTCAACTGGCTGGGAAGGGTTAAGAGGCTGTACAATGCCTTCGGCGGGGGCCATGTCCCTCCTGGCTGCTACTACTAGCTCAGTTCCCCGAGTGCCCAAGCCACTGGCTTCCAGAAGAGAGGAGCTGAGCGGCCCGTGTGTGGTGGGGCGTAGGGGTGGGAGGTAGCAGAGCCTGGGGTAGGTGGGGGggaatggagggagaggggacGGCTGCCAGGCCAGGATGAAGAGCTAGTGGCGCTGAGTGGGCAGACCACAGCTGGGGACGCATCAGGAGCGGGGAGGAGAAGCACGTGGCTGTGGCCCTCCCACTGGGCCCATTTTGGCACCTGGTGCTCCCTCCCCGCCAAAACCCTCAGAGAACAGATGCCTGGCAGCCTATTCCCAGAGAGTGTGGGCTGGGGGTGAGGTGGTGGACAGTTTGCTAATGGGGACGGGGTGGAGAGCgtagtgtgtgtttgtgtcaCATAAGGGCAGAGTTGGGGCGTGGGTGGCAGGTGCAGcagtagacacacacacagccgAGAAGCTGTATCCCCGAGCCTCTGGGccatggggagatggggagacaaGTCTCTTTGGGGATACTAGCAACTCCCTGGGCTGAGGTCCTGTTGTTCTCGTGGCGGGCAGGGCATGGGTCACGGGGGTACCGAGCTCATGAACACTGAAAATGAGGCAGTTCTCCAGCTTTCCTCGGTGGGTTTCCACAGTCACTGGGGGCCAAAGTTTAGAAATTTAAAGTGTgactgtgtgtgggggggtcggggggcggtggaggaaaggagagaaggcaaGTCCCCTTCTGCCTCCTCCCTGATATGGGCATTTGATACTCATCGTGGAGCCTGTCAGACCTGACAGCAAAGCTGGGGTTGGGGTAGCTGCCAGGACCCAGGGCCCCATTCTGCGAGTCCTCTCTCCTGTTTGTTTTGTGCTGGCCCGTGGATCTGGAGATACCCCAAGATCTGGGTTCTATCCTTAGCAGCTCCAGATCTTGAGAGAGGAATACCGAGAAAGCCCATTCAGTCACACAGTTGGCCTTTCTGGGGCTAAGGGGCCAGGTGGCTAAAAAAATGACCTAGGTGCAAGTTCAGGATTTTTTTAGTTTACTGGGGGATAGAGAACAATTCCTGTGTTTGACCAACAAAAATTTACAGGGTGCCTACTATACATTCTGGGCACTGAAGATACAGCAGGGACCAGCAAAAACCAAGCCCTGACTCAAGGAGCTCAAGACAGCATGTGAAGACACAAAACCATTCCAGAGAGTGAGAAAGGCTACAAAGGAGATACAGAGTGACGGGACAGAGCGGGAGTCAGGAAAGGCCTCTTCAAGGTGACATCTGACTGGAGGCCCAGAGGAcgaggaggagctggggagagtCGCTGCTGGCAGAGAAAAGTGACTGTAAGCACGTGCAAAGGGGAGTGCAAAGCATAGGCAAGTGCAGAGGTGGTAGTGACAAGCcatctcctgggtggctctgaaaGTGGGACAGGAGCTCAGCAGCCCCACAGGGAGGCTCACCTTCAGAGCCCAGCTGGCAGAAGCTGGGACAGAGCTGGGTTCACCCTGCAGCCACTGATTCATAAAAGGCCCCCAGATAACCCACGGCCAGAAGAAGAACAGAGTTCTGGCATCTGGGAAATGCCTGTATTAGGACCATGGGGGTTTTTGGTTTGAGTGGGGTGCAATGTGTTCTTATCCACAGTTCCCAACATTCTAAGCACAGGGCACAGCATTAAGTGGTGGAGGGGGCACACGTGCTCATCTGTCAGCTGCTACTCCCGGCCAGAGTTAAGATTTGCCTGGGGATGCAGAGGCCTTCCCAAGCAGGGCGGGGAGGAGTAGGATAGGCAGGCTCACCTGCGATCTGCTCCTCAGTCAGCTGGTCAGCCTGGAAAAGCAAGAAGGAGAGAGTCAGTCACTGGGCTAGCCAGCCGTGGTCAGTACATCCTGCAGGCTCAGCCCAGCCCCACTGCTGGTAAGGCCAGTTTCACATAGCATCCCACGCACCTGGGCAAAGGAGGTGCAGGCCAGAGTCAGGGTCTGAAGGAGAGCCAGGTTCTGGGATAAAGTCTGGTGATTCAGGAAGCTTGGGAACTAAAATGGGCTGGCAACCCAGGCTTGCCTGACACGAGGGTGATTCAGTTGCCCAGACCCAAGGGCTTCCAATCCCAACCCAGTACTTTGGAGCCACAGTGGGTGGGGAGACATCCTGCTCCAGTCCCAAACCAGCTGTGCTGGCACAGCACGGGTTCGCGTCTCAGTGTCAACGCTGCCACCAGGAGTCCCAGAGGCTGAGTGAAGGGAGCAGTTGCCCTAGAGGCCTAATCGAGCAGCTCTAGAAGGCTCCAAACTGAAACAGGCCAGTCCTTGGGTAGGACAGAGGGAAGATGTCTGGGGCTCTTTGCTAGTTTCTGTGTCATCTATTTGGAGGCACCAGGTCCAGGCAACAGTGGATGCAACTGGCAAAAATTCTCCTAACCAGCAGCTCTGAATGCTCCAATTCAAAGAACCCTGGTCAGGCCAGAGGCAGCCATGGGGTActcttctgttctgtttcttttggGCTGGAAGGGCCAATGTTGGGGAGAGGGCTGCAGGAGGCAGCAGCAATGGCCCATGGCCCAATGGCTGCAAAGGCTGTAGGACTGAAGTGAGGTTCCCTGGGTGCCGCTGCAGTTTTTAACCCTGTCCAGCCCTGGCCACTCCGGGGACTGGCCAGTCGGTGGCAGGCAGCCGTTGCTGCATGcggggtttgggggtggggtagaggagAGGCAAAGACTAGATTTTTCTGCACCGGTGTGCTGGGAATCAGCCAGGTATAGGGATCCTTTGgaggagctgggggcgggggggggggggggggggggctgagtcCCAACGTTTAGCATTAGGCAGCAAGTACATGAATTTTCTTAGGTTTTGGTGGATGCTGCCAAGAAGGCACCACCCTGCCTGGTGCCCAGATGACTGCCTCCTCCTTTACTTCCTTCTACAGTCAGGAGAAAGGCTCTAGCCTTAAGGCTGGGAGCCCTCAAAACTAGTGCAAACTATCTGCATAGTGGTTCCAGAGCTTCCATGGAAGCTAGCAatgaccctcccacccccactccgtCCCAAATACTAAGAACTGGTCACATAAGAACTGATCTAAAATGTCCtttaccccccctttttttaatctAAGGGAAAAGGAACTTGAGCCCAAGCCCCAGAAAGGCAGAATGGGAGGGGAAATCAGTGATGATGACAGAGAGACGGctaaggaaggagggaagaaggaaagtagagaaggaaaaacaccacacacacatattctggAAAAGTCCAAAGTCTAAAGGGAAGGTGAGGAGGCCAAATGGAGACACTTCTGCACTGCCTTCAAAAAAGACTTGGGGCTGCTGGGCTCTAAATGCCAATCCGTCGGCTTCAGCCGGGGAGCCCCCTGCTCTGGCCACTTCCCTTGGCTCCCATGGACGGGGCGGCCTGCTCCTGACACCCGAGGAAGCTGCCGGGGGGAAAGTGAGAAGATGGGATGGGCTTCTGGTTACCAAGGCCAGGCCATCATgccaggggagagggaagagagaccCAGAGTAACGGTCTGGGGAGGAGGGCTGCCAttccatctgcttctctcccattctcttccCCTGGCCTAGAATGGAAGAGGCTAGCCCAATCAGGGGCCTGCCCACCCCTACCACACCACTCCGCAAGAAGCCCACTGCTTCCCACCTCTGGGCAACACGTTAGGGGCTGGACAAGCTGGCCCACATGTCCAGGAGTGGCTCTGAAGGCCTGTGTCTGCCATTCCCCGCCGACAGGCACAGATGCGGTCTGCCACGCTGGGTAACAGAGCTGCTGCAAATAGGCGTGGCTCTGCCTAGGGAGCCCGTCAGACACTCTCCCTCCGGGTTAGGAGACCCTCTCCCCTGGCATGGTGCAGGCAAGGTTCCAGCTCCGAGCTACAGATCTCAAGGCATGGCTGCTGCTCACAGAACTGATCACCCCAGGAACTACCATCACTGGGGACCCCTTCTCaggatttcttctctttccaaatCTGAAGATTTTTCAGCTTTCATAAAAATTGTCTCCAAAATAACCCAGCCGGGCTACTGCTTCCTCATCCCTCATCTTAGGCTCCAGCAAGGGGccggacaagaaaaaaaaaccctggggtgggggagggaagagggtatTATTTCTCGGCCCTGACCCAGCCCCCAGCCAATGCCAGAGAGCAGTGTTAGATGAGATCAGAAACCAAGGCCAGGGCCCCTCACCCGGGCCAAGGAGGAGCCACAGAGCTCAGGGCCAAAGTCCAAGTCCGGTTCGCAGTGACTTGTCCCACCCATACCTTGCTGATTACAAATGGGAAGAGAAACTAACTGGGGCCAAAGCTCAGGTCCTATTTGTGAAGTGGGGGGTCACCTGGCCCCTGCCAGGACTTC
This portion of the Vulpes lagopus strain Blue_001 chromosome 2, ASM1834538v1, whole genome shotgun sequence genome encodes:
- the CALM3 gene encoding calmodulin-3; translated protein: MADQLTEEQIAEFKEAFSLFDKDGDGTITTKELGTVMRSLGQNPTEAELQDMINEVDADGNGTIDFPEFLTMMARKMKDTDSEEEIREAFRVFDKDGNGYISAAELRHVMTNLGEKLTDEEVDEMIREADIDGDGQVNYEEFVQMMTAK